In Fusarium falciforme chromosome 9, complete sequence, the following are encoded in one genomic region:
- a CDS encoding Nitrate reductase [NADPH], with the protein MTPPPPAALAMFSRPFLRLARRSRSLPIPQAAPRAQARLVTTSPIARASSTNPHITTPRYPSAYITILLAGAASFYAAYSFAKAPPTRCDAPSDTRDPSLPRYRISEVRKHDAHSDNPWVIHDDKVYDITEWIGAHPGGNVILRAAGGSINPYWDIFAIHKNQYVYDILNQYLIGYVDSADLVNGKPAQEEIEDPFADDPSRHPDLITMTDKPRNAETPADAMTTEFLTPNDLFYVRNHMWVPTIPENADTHTLTVELPDGTTKEYTLGDLKSRFQPRRVTAVLQCSGNRRRHMNEGSGHKTSGLPWSAGAISNACWEGVLLSDVLADAGFDLSSGLTGESEAKHVQFSGLEAYGASIPIKKAIDPQGDVILAYGMNGQPLPRDHGFPLRAIVPGHVAARSVKWLNHIALSDEESTTQWQRRDYKCFGPNQTHVDWDTAPAIQELPVQSAITTCKLGDWSSPDKDSSEAHTKTAALTGYAYSGGGRSIIRVDVSLDNGKTWSQASILPDCTTKDGAPSPCLGHGSWAWRRWKFDGHVPLTAFEGDEASKGQKRCATFVVKATDESYNTQPESHAATWNIRGNLATAWHRMKVCTECPAGTGSQPPKHG; encoded by the coding sequence ATGacacctccacctccagctgccttggccatgttcTCGCGACCCTTCCTACGCCTGGCCAGGCGCTCACGATCCTTGCCTATCCCACAAGCTGCTCCGAGGGCACAAGCTCGCCTGGTTACTACTTCCCCCATAGCGAGAGCCTCATCAACAAACCCTCATATAACAACACCGAGATACCCAAGTGCTTAtatcaccatcctcctcgctggAGCTGCCTCCTTCTACGCTGCTTACTCCTTCGCCAAAGCTCCTCCCACGCGATGCGATGCTCCCTCCGACACCCGCGACCCTTCTCTCCCTCGGTATCGCATCTCTGAAGTCCGCAAGCACGATGCTCACTCTGACAACCCTTGGGTCATACACGATGACAAGGTCTACGACATTACTGAGTGGATTGGCGCCCATCCTGGAGGCAATGTCATCCTCCGTGCCGCAGGCGGTTCTATAAACCCCTACTGGGACATATTTGCCATCCACAAGAACCAATATGTCTATGACATCTTGAATCAGTATCTCATCGGTTACGTCGACTCTGCGGACCTCGTCAATGGAAAGCCAGCACAGGAAGAGATTGAAGATCCATTCGCCGACGACCCTAGCCGACATCCAGATTTGATCACCATGACGGATAAACCCAGAAACGCAGAGACCCCAGCAGATGCCATGACTACAGAGTTCCTCACTCCCAATGACCTCTTCTATGTTCGCAACCACATGTGGGTGCCGACCATCCCCGAGAACGCAGATACACACACCCTCACTGTTGAACTCCCTGATGGTACAACAAAAGAATATACTCTGGGCGACCTCAAATCCCGTTTCCAACCTCGGAGGGTCACTGCTGTGCTCCAATGCTCCGGCAACAGACGCCGCCACATGAACGAAGGTTCTGGGCACAAGACGAGTGGACTCCCCTGGAGCGCCGGTGCCATTTCCAACGCCTGCTGGGAAGGAGTCTTGCTCTCAGACGTGCTCGCAGATGCTGGCTTCGACCTATCATCTGGTCTTACGGGCGAATCCGAGGCCAAGCACGTTCAATTCTCCGGGCTAGAAGCATACGGCGCGTCAATCCCCATCAAGAAAGCCATTGACCCCCAAGGCGACGTGATTCTCGCCTACGGGATGAATGGCCAGCCACTCCCACGCGACCACGGGTTTCCCCTGAGGGCCATCGTGCCAGGCCATGTAGCTGCACGCTCAGTCAAGTGGCTAAACCACATCGCCCTTAGTGACGAGGAGAGCACGACGCAATGGCAGCGACGAGACTATAAATGCTTTGGACCCAATCAGACACATGTGGACTGGGATACTGCCCCTGCAATCCAAGAGTTACCAGTCCAAAGCGCCATCACAACCTGCAAACTCGGCGATTGGTCAAGTCCAGACAAGGACAGCTCAGAGGCACACACAAAGACAGCTGCGCTCACAGGCTACGCATACTCAGGGGGCGGCCGTTCCATCATCCGCGTCGACGTCTCACTCGACAACGGCAAGACTTGGTCTCAAGCGTCTATCCTCCCCGACTGCACCACAAAGGACGGCGCCCCGTCTCCCTGTCTCGGCCACGGCTCTTGGGCCTGGCGACGCTGGAAGTTTGATGGTCATGTGCCGCTTACCGCATTTGAGGGAGATGAAGCATCAAAGGGCCAGAAGCGATGTGCGACATTTGTCGTCAAGGCCACGGATGAGTCCTACAACACACAGCCAGAGAGCCATGCCGCCACATGGAATATCCGTGGGAATCTGGCTACAGCGTGGCATCGCATGAAGGTCTGCACCGAATGTCCTGCCGGGACAGGGAGTCAACCACCAAAGCATGGATAA
- a CDS encoding F-box domain-containing protein has translation MSDPSDATSVPPGPSAIPHSVTPSLCPDLLGEGPNPTVDDGNPSESHSSTSGVCLLLDLPSELITTILSYLSPLELIGVSETCRELREHALSDVLWHPLVQENVPDVTLTSPHPCNSYHELYVAHDRLWFLPRHKIWFCDRDLTGRVMLVRYDPRRGCIEGYQLLAARGRPDYFQWEGHPNVVIHDFNPQVRLHLDKPILQFHANVETDVSRFFSRPDANRYADEMPMALEDRVDGMFSNFMLARELERDISDEMISGRFPYSQVWPPPAIPSDHRTRGQPNFVVTGLPFSAPYDRPKRRDEVSEKLFHIRQWMEMAGGMTRLGRAAGLTGIVNVLRELHPAAVGGLPGMHVGEELITYSTLDPKLYTPTPLKPWRGIYAGDYSTHGCEFLLVHQPDDDDDELLTDEALGIVRFEIESDQEWEKRKAVARTHRGRLEAIKLTGDPNVPRGEISFVAEDLGPGGFVGEANDPHFGGARIVNSKGHVSDTGFTSSSYIDGQLILVSHDRLAHHWIEFGHVSCFQRVDIDQFLSV, from the exons ATGTCGGATCCCAGCGACGCTACGTCCGTGCCCCCTGGACCATCTGCGATACCTCACTCTGTGACGCCGAGCCTTTGCCCAGACTTGCTCGGGGAAGGACCAAACCCCACAG TAGATGACGGCAATCCATCAGAGTCGCATTCATCAACGTCCGGGGTCTGCCTCCTTCTGGATCTTCCCTCAGAGCTCATAACCACCATCCTCTCTTACCTCTCGCCTTTGGAACTTATAGGTGTATCTGAAACATGCCGTGAGCTTCGCGAGCATGCGCTATCCGATGTCCTCTGGCACCCTCTCGTCCAGGAAAACGTCCCTGATGTGACCCTCACTAGCCCTCACCCATGCAACAGCTATCATGAGCTCTACGTCGCCCATGACCGTCTGTGGTTTCTCCCCCGCCACAAGATCTGGTTCTGCGATCGCGATCTCACCGGAAGGGTTATGCTTGTCCGGTATGACCCTCGCCGTGGATGCATCGAGGGCTACCAACTGCTGGCAGCTCGTGGACGGCCTGACTATTTCCAGTGGGAAGGCCATCCCAACGTTGTGATCCACGATTTCAACCCTCAGGTCAGGCTTCATCTCGACAAACCCATTCTGCAGTTCCATGCAAACGTGGAGACGGACGTGAGCAGGTTCTTTAGCCGCCCTGACGCGAACCGATATGCGGATGAGATGCCCATGGCGCTGGAGGATCGTGTCGACGGCATGTTTAGCAACTTTATGCTCGCGCGTGAGCTGGAAAGGGATATAAGTGACGAGATGATTTCTGGGCGCTTCCCCTACAGTCAAGTATGGCCACCCCCTGCGATCCCTTCGGATCATCGCACTCGTGGTCAACCAAACTTTGTGGTCACCGGCTTGCCCTTCTCTGCCCCGTACGACAGGCCCAAGCGAAGGGACGAGGTATCGGAAAAGTTGTTTCACATTCGCCaatggatggagatggcgggCGGCATGACTCGCCTTGGTCGGGCTGCTGGGTTGACTGGCATCGTTAATGTCCTGCGCGAATTGCATCCAGCAGCTGTTGGCGGTTTACCTGGGATGCATGTTGGTGAAGAGTTGATCACGTATTCGACACTCGATCCGAAGCTTTATACGCCCACGCCGTTGAAGCCGTGGAGGGGAATCTATGCTGGCGACTATAGCACCCACGGATGCGAGTTCTTGCTCGTACATCAGccggacgatgacgatgacgagctcTTGACAGATGAAGCGCTGGGTATCGTCCGCTTTGAGATAGAATCAGATCAGGAATGGGAAAAGAGAAAGGCCGTGGCTCGCACCCACCGAGGACGACTGGAAGCCATCAAACTAACCGGCGACCCCAACGTACCACGCGGCGAAATCTCGTTTGTTGCAGAGGATCTCGGACCAGGAGGTTTCGTCGGCGAAGCAAATGATCCGCACTTTGGCGGTGCGAGGATCGTCAACAGCAAGGGGCACGTCTCCGACACAGGCTTCACCTCGAGCAGTTATATCGACGGtcagctcatcctcgtcagcCATGACCGGTTGGCTCATCATTGGATTGAGTTTGGGCATGTGAGTTGCTTTCAGAGGGTGGACATTGATCAGTTTTTGAGCGTGTGA
- a CDS encoding Cupin-2 domain-containing protein — protein MMSALLPLISEILPMIMPASANITRAKQLEPAHPTVEGPVIERPAVVGKCDRMCVSVLTARPHQNSTVRHNSEQDAIFYAVSGNGILAVSESVDSDPKNHELSPGDFAFVPAWTEHQIKNETDEDVVFLVIQSGPTPIRADLTDWGGDMVKSRK, from the exons ATGATGAGCGCGTTGCTTCCGCTTATCTCGGAGATTCTTCCGATGATAATGCCCGCCTCTGCCAACATAACTCGTGCCAAACAGCTCGAGCCGGCTCACCCGACTGTTGAAGGACCCGTTATTGAGCGGCCAGCCGTTGTTGGGAAATGCGACAGGATGTGTGTATCAG TCCTCACGGCACGACCTCACCAAAACTCAACCGTCCGTCACAACAGCGAACAAG ACGCCATCTTCTACGCCGTTTCTGGGAATGGTATCTTGGCCGTCAGTGAGTCAGTGGACTCTGACCCCAAAAATCACGAGCTATCGCCCGGGGACTTTGCCTTTGTCCCAGCCTGGACCGAACATCAGATCAAGAACGAGACAGACGAGGATGTTGTCTTTCTCGTCATTCAAAGCGGGCCAACTCCTATACGAGCAGATCTAACTGACTGGGGCGGCGACATGGTCAAGTCGCGTAAATAA
- a CDS encoding 26S proteasome regulatory subunit RPN2, translating into MPLGLYGNSPFSSTRPLVPQQPLASPLALLQTSLARPYDPSRSLKMPGIVSATGVLAFLTDEEPELKVFALQTLNDDIDTVWTEVAAVLSQIEALYEDESFPERQLAALVLAKVYYHLQAYNDSMVFALAAGDLFKLDAPGEFEETIISKCVDQYIATTAAKKSAPQASKTTDLPELATTFASGTDAVMSPTTPFSQTTLPPKSLLSRDSIDNTMLEATFQPAFKQGRSGSIAELPSQATDSLQRVIDSLFESCLQEGRYRQVVGIAVEAKNLDVLRRVIKRASDDEKKAKSNPLENAPGPTEDLMEYTLGVCMDIVQERGFRTEILSLILDLLNEIPNPDYFAIAKCVVYLNSDVEASRMLRTLVENGDRTSIANAYQIAFDLYDNGTQEFLGNVMASLPSGVQEKLATDENAEESNENQSLLQNKQEAPEDELPDETAKAYRNIRSILDGSKTIRLNLEFLYRNNRTDLSILNKVRDSLEGRNSIFHTAVTFCNAFMNQGTTNDKFFRDNLEWLGKAVNWSKFTATAALGVIHRGNLTQSRKLLEPYLPRQGGLSSGSIFSQGGALYAYGLIHANHGDEALDYLKNQFGQAEEEVVQHGGALGLGIAGMATGDWEIFEKLREVLFQDSALNGEAVGLSMGLIMLGTGNGKALEDMITYAHETTHEKTVRGLAIGMALIMYGRQEGADVLIEGLLNDPDPTLRYGGIMTVALAYCGTGSNKAIRKLLHIAVSDVNDDVRRIAVMSLGFILFRKPGSVPRMVELLSESYNPHVRYGSAMALGISCAGTGLDEAIDLLEPMMKDPTDFVRQGALISLAMILVQQNEVLNPKVSSIRKTLKKVVGDRHEDAMTKFGAALALGIIDAGGRNCTIGLQTQTGNLNMAGIVGMAVFTQYWYWFPFTHFLSLSFSPTSIIGLDHDLEIPDFKFHCATRPSLFEYPPEQEVKAEEGPAMIATAILSTTAQAKRRAQKKERAQRRESMDIDSAPPKNVGDKMDVDEEKKTEEAKDKKEGQEKEEAASTDIKKKPEKEKVGYEIENMTRVLPGQLKYISFPAGRYKPVKKPTGGPLLLHDTQPDEEKSLLEEKLKKVTIERAPVVGQQATRGGRSDQRRSLLEGLVDPSRPGSNSAMIGQLLRNQSRGFAHLGAEPQTPGNVGSGAAAAAGVLTAVDEDNEGDEEAKTPREFEYFSDGDDDDDDEEEE; encoded by the exons ATGCCCCTGGGCCTGTACGGAAATAGTCCCTTCTCTTCAACTCGACCACTTGTGCCACAGCAACCGCTCGCGTCGCCCCTCGCTCTGCTTCAGACCTCTCTCGCACGTCCCTACGACCCGTCGCGATCCCTCAAGATGCCTGGTATCGTCTCGGCGACCGGCGTCCTCGCCTTCCTCACCGATGAGGAGCCGGAGCTCAAGGTTTTCGCCCTTCAGACCCTGAACGATGACATCGACACTGTCTGGACCGAGGTTGCTGCTGTGCTGAGCCAGAT TGAGGCTCTCTACGAAGACGAGTCCTTCCCCGAGCGGCAGCTTGCTGCCCTCGTCCTTGCCAAGGTCTACTACCACCTCCAGGCATACAATGACAGCATGGTATTCGCGCTCGCCGCCGGCGACCTCTTCAAGCTTGATGCTCCTGGCGAGTTTGAGGagaccatcatctccaagtgTGTCGACCAGTACATCGCCACCACTGCTGCCAAGAAGTCGGCTCCCCAAGCCTCCAAGACGACCGATCTCCCTGAGCTTGCTACCACCTTCGCCAGCGGCACCGATGCCGTGATGTCGCCCACAACGCCTTTCTCACAGACGACTCTGCCCCCCAAGTCACTTCTGTCCCGCGACTCCATCGACAACACCATGCTCGAGGCGACCTTCCAGCCTGCGTTTAAGCAGGGTCGATCCGGCTCTATCGCTGAGCTCCCCTCTCAAGCCACTGACTCGCTGCAACGGGTAATCGATAGTCTCTTCGAGAGCTGCCTGCAAGAGGGTCGGTACAGGCAAGTGGTGGGTATCGctgtcgaggccaagaaccTTGATGTTCTCCGACGGGTCATCAAGCGTGCGAGtgacgatgagaagaaggccaagtccAATCCTCTGGAGAACGCTCCTGGCCCCACCGAGGACTTGATGGAGTACACTCTTGGTGTCTGCATGGACATTGTTCAGGAGAGAGGCTTCCGAACTGAGATCCTGAGCCTGATTCTCGACCTTCTGAACGAAATTCCCAATCCCGACTACTTTGCGATTGCCAAGTGTGTCGTGTACCTCAACTCCGACGTGGAAGCCTCCCGCATGCTTCGCACTCTTGTTGAGAATGGCGACCGCACCTCCATCGCAAACGCCTACCAAATTGCCTTCGACCTTTACGACAACGGAACACAGGAGTTCTTGGGCAACGTCATGGCGTCCCTTCCCTCTGGAGTCCAAGAGAAGTTGGCCACAGATGAGAATGCCGAGGAATCCAACGAAAACCAATCTCTCCTGCAAAACAAGCAGGAGGCTCCCGAAGATGAGCTTCCCGATGAGACAGCCAAGGCCTACCGCAACATCAGGTCTATCCTCGACGGCAGCAAGACGATCCGCCTGAACCTCGAGTTCCTCTACCGAAACAACCGTACCGATCTGAGCATCCTGAACAAGGTCCGCGATAGCCTCGAGGGCCGAAACTCGATCTTCCACACCGCTGTCACCTTTTGCAATGCCTTCATGAACCAGGGAACTACCAACGACAAGTTCTTTCGCGACAACCTCGAGTGGCTGGGCAAGGCTGTGAATTGGTCCAAGTTCACCGCTACTGCCGCGCTTGGTGTCATTCACCGAGGCAACCTCACCCAGTCTCGCAAACTGCTTGAGCCCTACCTTCCTAGGCAGGGTGGACTTAGCAGTGGCTCCATCTTCAGCCAGGGTGGTGCTCTTTACGCATATGGACTCATCCATGCCAACCACGGCGACGAGGCCTTGGATTATCTTAAGAATCAATTCGGccaggcggaggaggaggttgttcAGCATGGCGGTGCTCTTGGTCTCGGTATTGCCGGGATGGCCACTGGGGACTGGGAAatctttgagaagctccgAGAGGTTCTGTTCCAGGACTCTGCTCTCAATGGTGAGGCTGTTGGTCTGTCGATGGGCCTCATCATGCTGGGCACCGGAAACGGCAAGGCTCTGGAGGACATGATCACCTATGCTCACGAGACCACACACGAGAAGACTGTTCGCGGCCTTGCCATTGGTATGGCTCTCATCATGTACGGTCGCCAGGAGGGAGCCGATGTCCTTATCGAGGGTCTCCTCAACGACCCTGATCCGACACTGCGATATGGTGGTATCATGACTGTTGCCCTTGCCTACTGTGGCACTGGCAGCAACAAGGCCATTCGAAAGCTTCTTCACATTGCCGTGAGCGACGTCAACGATGATGTGCGCCGAATTGCGGTTATGAGTTTGGGTTTCATTCTCTTCCGCAAGCCGGGAAGTGTTCCTCGCATGGTTGAGCTTCTGTCCGAGTCTTACAACCCCCACGTCCGATATGGTTCCGCCATGGCCCTTGGTATCTCGTGTGCTGGCACTGGTCTTGACGAGGCCATCGACCTCCTCGAGCCCATGATGAAGGATCCTACCGACTTTGTTCGACAAGGAGCCTTGATCTCCCTTGCCATGATTCTCGTTCAGCAGAACGAGGTCCTGAACCCCAAGGTGTCGTCTATCCGCAAGACTCTCAAGAAGGTGGTTGGTGATCGCCACGAGGATGCCATGACCAAGTTTGGTGCTGCCCTCGCTCTGGGTATCATCGATGCCGGTGGCCGCAACTGCACCATTGGCCTCCAGACTCAGACGGGTAACCTCAACATGGCAGGTATTGTCGGTATGGCCGTCTTCACTCAGTACTGGTACTGGTTCCCCTTCACACACTTCCTGTCCCTGAGCTTCTCGCCCACATCCATCATCGGACTGGACCACGACCTGGAGATCCCCGACTTCAAGTTCCACTGCGCGACACGACCCAGCCTCTTCGAGTACCCGCCTGAGcaagaggtcaaggccgaggagggacCCGCCATGATCGCTACTGCTATCCTGTCGACAACCGCCCAGGCCAAGCGACGTGCCCAGAAGAAGGAACGTGCTCAGCGAAGAGAGAGCATGGACATCGACAGCGCCCCTCCTAAGAACGTCGGCGACAAGATGGAcgtggatgaggagaagaagacagaagaggccaaggacaagaaggagggtcaagagaaggaagaggccgCCTCGACcgacatcaagaagaagcctgagaaggagaaggttgGCTACGAGATTGAGAACATGACACGAGTCCTCCCTGGCCAACTCAAGTACATTAGCTTCCCGGCTGGCCGATACAAGCCTGTCAAGAAG CCTACCGGTGGCCCTCTGCTGCTCCATGACACGCAGCCAGATGAAGAAAAGTCCCTTTTGgaagagaagctcaagaaggtGACAATCGAGCGGGCCCCTGTTGTTGGTCAGCAAGCCACTCGTGGTGGACGATCTGACCAGAGACGGTCGCTGCTTGAGGGCCTTGTCGACCCCTCGCGGCCAGGATCCAACAGCGCCATGATCGGACAGCTCCTGCGCAACCAGAGCCGAGGTTTCGCCCACTTGGGAGCTGAGCCCCAGACCCCTGGCAATGTGGGATCTGGTGCTGCCGCGGCCGCAGGTGTGCTAACGGCGGTTGACGAGGATAacgagggcgatgaggaggccaagacacCTCGTGAGTTCGAATACTTCTCCGAcggtgatgacgacgacgatgatgaggaggaagaataa
- a CDS encoding CTP-transf-like domain-containing protein — translation MSSTPSLLLLPSPPRPSSPITLSAAYRDTLTSLLLKLKSSPTPQTLVIVLALPLLEGPAPRVKSIRWSTAQSLLAGLYTLVSVICAKEDIPVDIGAGVGSVDVRVVLVDHDLGRRYEPDFDGGYEANCTAVLDLAAFATKRRPWKTVYHPSCEAGYELLSLFLKFAEGKQTFTQSQLVAIEGGISLTTEPGTLSSDLQKGFKTVCLGGTFDHLHPGHKLLLHASALLLAIPDKKSTETCTLIIGISSDELLAKKKYAEELQSWDDRVQTVLSFLSTLLEYDTTAPQPPTTSKPGELVASLREGRILVRCIILRDPFGPPIHEEDADAIVVSAETRSGGKAINDRRAEKGWRPLEVFEIDVLDATEVGEGDISKTEDFAAKISSTTIRQQRAEAKRQ, via the coding sequence ATGTCATCTACACCatccctccttctcctcccatcACCACCCCGTCCCTCATCCCCCATAACACTCTCCGCTGCATACCGCGACACCCTaacctccctcctcctcaagctcaaaTCCTCTCCCACGCCCCAaaccctcgtcatcgtcctcgccctcccGCTCCTTGAAGGTCCAGCCCCACGTGTCAAGTCCATCCGCTGGTCCACGGCGCAGTCTCTTCTTGCGGGTCTGTACACCCTTGTCTCCGTCATTTGCGCAAAGGAGGATATTCCCGTTGATATTGGCGCTGGGGTGGGCAGTGTGGATGTTAGGgttgttcttgttgatcATGACCTTGGGAGGCGGTATGAGCCGGACTTTGATGGCGGGTATGAGGCAAACTGCACTGCTGTGTTGGACCTTGCTGCTTTTGCGACAAAGAGGAGGCCCTGGAAGACTGTCTACCATCCAAGCTGCGAGGCGGGCTACGAGCTGCTATCCCTGTTTCTCAAGTTCGCCGAGGGAAAGCAGACGTTTACACAGAGTCAGCTCGTGGCTATCGAAGGCGGCATCAGTTTGACGACAGAACCCGGCACTCTATCATCAGACCTCCAGAAAGGCTTCAAGACTGTCTGTCTAGGCGGGACTTTCGACCATCTTCACCCAGGTCACAAGCTCCTCCTTCACGCTTccgccctcctcctggcAATCCCGGATAAAAAGTCGACCGAGACGTGCACCCTCATCATCGGCATATCCAGCGACGAACTCCTCGCAAAGAAGAAATACGCCGAAGAGCTTCAATCCTGGGACGACCGTGTACAAACAGTTCTCTCCTTCCTAAGCACACTGCTAGAGTACGACACAACAGCACCTCAACCCCCAACAACATCCAAACCCGGCGAACTAGTAGCCTCCCTCCGCGAGGGCAGGATCCTCGTCCGATGCATAATCCTCCGCGACCCCTTCGGCCCGCCAATCCACGAGGAAGACGCCGACGCCATCGTTGTGTCCGCAGAGACGCGGAGCGGAGGGAAAGCGATCAACGATCGCAGGGCGGAGAAAGGGTGGAGGCCCCTAGAGGTGTTTGAGATTGACGTGCTGGATGCGACAGAGGTTGGGGAGGGTGATATTAGCAAGACGGAGGATTTTGCGGCAAAGATTAGTAGTACGACTATTAGACAGCAGAGGGCTGAGGCCAAAAGACAGTAA